A region of Daphnia carinata strain CSIRO-1 chromosome 10, CSIRO_AGI_Dcar_HiC_V3, whole genome shotgun sequence DNA encodes the following proteins:
- the LOC130703303 gene encoding uncharacterized protein LOC130703303, whose translation MKSTIACLLVLAVAAQAQWANYGYGLGGFAGYPGYAGYYGGYYPYTGVRTAAVPATVPASYPVRAAYPAYGYPAFSASQYHAQDELGQASFGYAHPGQAATNYRDALGNQIGSYAYFNPEGKEVRVSYTADHRGFRVLSNDLPVAPVVNLVAPVQVEDTPEVAKAKAEHAAAVTAAKTGYVPAAPVLPAPVQDTPEVAAAKAEFAIKYAEAKAAATPAAPIRAKRQIMSYGAAPFAYNYGYAAAPFAYNFAAPAVVAAPAVPVREATLTKTILTPGHAVAYRVD comes from the exons ATGAAGTCCACG ATTGCTTGCCTTTTGGTGTTGGCTGTTGCCGCACAAGCCCAGTGGGCCAACTACGGATACGGTCTCGGTGGATTTGCTGGATATCCTGGATATGCTGGATATTACGGAGGATACTACCCCTACACTGGTGTTCGCACTGCTGCCGTCCCTGCTACCGTCCCTGCTTCCTATCCCGTCCGTGCCGCATACCCTGCTTATGGCTACCCCGCTTTCTCCGCCAGCCAGTACCACGCACAGGATGAGCTCGGTCAGGCCAGCTTCGGCTACGCTCACCCCGGACAGGCAGCCACCAACTATCGCGATGCTCTCGGCAACCAGATCGGCAGCTACGCTTACTTCAACCCCGAAGGCAAAGAGGTCCGCGTTTCATACACCGCCGATCACCGCGGCTTCCGCGTCTTGTCCAACGACCTGCCCGTCGCTCCCGTCGTCAACTTGGTAGCTCCCGTCCAGGTCGAAGACACTCCGGAAGTTGCCAAAGCTAAGGCTGAGCACGCTGCCGCTGTTACTGCCGCCAAAACCGGATACGTCCCCGCTGCCCCTGTTCTCCCAGCTCCAGTTCAGGACACCCCCGAGGTAGCTGCCGCCAAGGCGGAATTCGCCATCAAGTACGCCGAGGCTAAGGCCGCCGCTACCCCAGCTGCTCCAATCCGCGCTAAACGCCAGATCATGAGCTACGGTGCCGCTCCGTTCGCTTACAACTATGGTTACGCCGCTGCTCCTTTCGCCTACAACTTCGCTGCCCCCGCTGTCGTGGCTGCCCCAGCAGTGCCCGTTCGTGAAGCCACTTTGACCAAGACCATCTTGACCCCCGGACACGCCGTCGCTTACCGCGTCGACTAA